The Corvus moneduloides isolate bCorMon1 chromosome 1, bCorMon1.pri, whole genome shotgun sequence nucleotide sequence CTTCATTCTTGGCCCAAACACTGAATGTCTCTTCTCCTCTACTTTGCAGCAAAGGATTGAGTCAACATTAGTCCCCTGTAGGACTTAATGTCAGAACGAGTAATTCATCAGGAGTTACCATATATATATGGACTGTAAGGGAGAGTAGGGTCTTCAAATGCTATAATAGTACAGGatgctgtccctggaggtgtcatGTGGATTCTTgctctctcctttttatttttaattccccTTTGAAGGGAGTTTATTGAGTCATGCAGGACTAaaagaaatgcaacagaaaataattcagcttCCTTATTTCTTGCCTTATTCATGCACTGACCAGACACTCTTCGTCTTCCTAATTTCCGATCTCCTTGCCCATATCCATTcactttctgaatttctttggCTTATAATAACACCACAAAATCCATATGATTACTCATTTAGGcttattgtttcctttttttttttcctgaggggTAGCCGATTCTCATAAATGCAAGTTATTCCTGGACAGGTAAATTTTAGCACATGCAGCATTGAAATAAAGTGCTAGGTATTACAAGGTGTTCCCAGCCTTTCGTAAGCAAACATGTAATTagaaattattcatttattcCCTGCTGGGCATTTGCTGGAGTTGGAAAGAAGAGGACTTTTGtcaaaagctgattttctttgtgtttattttcccattattttcttACTGCATGAGAGTGCAACAGAACCAAAATTTTTACACAGTACTGCATATTGTGGTTCAGTCCTAGTGTCACATCATAATTGTCGCCACAACATCATGTCCAATGGCAATTGAGGCATAAATGACCCATATTTTGTTCAGAATATCCTATTCTTGGCACATTTGTGTGCATGTTTTTTAAAGAGTCTGTAGGTGTCTCTAATGAGGGACTTCTGTACTTAAGTGGCATTAGGAGATCCTGGCTGTATTAACAGCACCCAAAAGACAAGGGTTTGACCACTGTCCATCTGGGATCTCAGAATTTCACATGAAGTCTCTCAGTTGCATTAGTACATGGAGTCAGTTCTCCTTCTGTCTAACTGTGCAGTGAATAGCCACAGCTTCCATTAGAGGTCCTTCAGCAGAGTATCTACATGATAGACACACTCTCAGAGATTTCGTGTGGTGCACTCCATAGATTTCTCTAAGTGGAATATGCATATACATTCTATTTAAActtctcttaattttcttcttgcaggTATTATGACAACTTTACCCAGTGCACAGAACGTGAAGCCAACAATGCAAGTTGCTTTTGGCCAAACCCCCTTGCAGAAGGCTTTATCACTGGAATTCATAAACAATTCTTTTCAAACTGTACTTCAGAGAAGGTTCACTGGGAAGATCCACCGGATGAAATTCTCATAACACTGATCTTGATCCCAGTCATGTTGACATGTGCCATGATAACACTGGTAGTATGGTGCAGCAAGAGAAGTGATATCCTGGTGTAAGTTCTTCCTctgggctttctttttcttcatttctttcttccctaAGCACTAAGAaaggaggatggagagaggAACTTGGCATAAAGATTTCAGATCTGCTGAAATGGAACCAGTGAGATACTGAGGTGCTCCTGTGGACAaagagctgcctgctgctgctgctgctgcaagtcACTGCTTCTGTCTTGACCATGAGTGTTGCTGGTGGAAAACTCTACTTCCATCAAGCCTCATCAACATGGAATTCACAGGCAGCTCCCAGAAACAGGAGAGTTCCCAGGCAAATGGACCCCTTGTCTGCAAAAGGGGTAAAGTTACTTTCCTATGGGTAAAGCTGGCTGGTAAAGTTATGCAAAGCTGTATGTGTGTAATACTGACCGTGGGGGAAGTGGTATCTCTTCAGGTCTTGTGCAGGACACTCGAGGTTTTCATCTGTGAACCCTGTGACTTGGGAGAGATCACTGGCAAAGGAACTGATCTTGGATGTAACCAGGTGGCAGCTTTTCCTAGAAGCTAGTCAAATTCATCATTATCAAAAACGGGAAGTATTGTTCTGGCAAAGAAACAGTTTATGTGTCCAGTGACTATCTGCACAGGGAAATTATCATGCCACATTATAAAATAGTTTATAAAACTCCTTTAAGCATGGCTACTTGGAATTGTATGTCTTACAAACAAACTCTGGGAGGATGTACAGGTCTTATTTTATAGAGCTGGAAAATGTGAAAGGAAATTGGTTGATTATAAATATACTAAGGAGTAATGAAGAAACTATCATATGccagactctttttttttcctcttttataattattattcttGATGACTTGTGTTCACTGTATACTCCTCACTCTCACTTCAATTTGTGCAAGTGATATcttacaaataaatataaaggtGTCATGTTGATTGAGGTGCCTTTCAGAGTAATGTACATAAATTCCTCGTCCTGTGAAGAGTGTGGGAACTAAAGTATGAACATCAAGACTTGGAATAGAAgtaggaggaaagagaaaaaactcaACTCAGAAATCTTAAAGTTATGTAATAGTTGAAATAAAGATCATATGCTCAAAACAAAAGAACTTGTCTGCGTTGCAAACCTTCCTTtcacaaaatgcatttcagtcCAGTGCTGTTGTATAAGTGTGCAGTATCTGTTAAAAGTGGCTCTTCATTTTCCCATACCTTATGcacacaaataaaatacagttgAATCTCCGAGTAAttgtgttttatatattttatagttCGATTTTCTCCATTAAGATTCTGGCTCCATGTTTGAGACTTAGGTCTGTGAGTATGAGAAGCGTTTCTGTGCTTGAATCAAATTACAAGTGCTCAATTTACTAGATTATTTATCTACATACATTGtatatagataaataaataacccCTATAAGCTgtactggtttgttttcacaTCCTTTCACGAGGGTTGAAGGCACCAACTTGTTTTTTCATTACCCTAAGTTTGGAATGATTCAATTTCAAAAGtgtttcctgtgtgtttttccAAAGATTCTTTCTCAATTTCTGGATGCTAGCAGAAATTGCTCTTTGTAAAAAAGAAGAGTGAAATAATGTACTAAggatttcagtttaattttctattaaactgttgttttctgtattaaaatgcTTTGGACCACCAAAACTAGTGTTCAATTAAAAAGCCCAACCCATTGATTTTATCCAAAATATTGTTTGGTTAAGGATTTTGTGTGGCCAAACCCAAATAATCTTATATTCTGCATGGAGTTTCATTTTAATCCCCATTTTACCTAAAGTTCAGCAAGCTTCAAGGCAAGTTTCAAAACTTTGGTTTGGAAACCACATAGCAAAAATTTTGACTTTTATAAAACCACATTGATTTCAACCTAATTGCcatttttggggaaaattctGGACCATTTCTAACTTGTTTGAAATTGTGTTCACCTGGTGAACAGGTCACCTGAGAGATACCAGTCATCATAATTCATAAGCTTAATTTATAAAACAGATTGGCCTGGGTACTAAGTGAAGAAGAAAGCTTGGTGACTTCATACTACCAGATGTGTACTGTGGTCTTTAAAAGAATGCCATGTTTAAAATCTCTAGTTCAAAGAGTCTTTAAAAATGTGAGAtccaaagaaatacaaatagtAGATTTTACTTCATGTGCTGTGGAGTAGGGGTAGAGGATTCTGTCACTAGTCCATGCTTTGGAGGTGAAAATTTAATCATTGTTGTGTGTCTTCTTCATCCAGGTGTGATCTtccattaatatttatataGCTGAAGAAGGGCAGGGAAGTTGAAACCATGCATGGGAAACAACACTGGTTATTTGATGTAGTCTCAGTGGTCAAAATCTGAGAAATATTTATAgtgtttttaggaaaaaagcagctgcagtagTCAGTTCTTAACAGTTGTGTACATTAATAGGGACCCAGAATGAGAATCATTGACTCTTTTGACATAGGTTGTACTATGTGTTAATGTGAGTTAGTGATTATTTTCTACTGTATGGACCTTGCTACCTCTCCCCGCAACGGGTGTTTCTGTTGGCAAGAAAATCACATCTGGTACCAAGAATCTGGCTCATTTATTAATTGCAAATTAATTTGATGTCACAACAGAGTCTCAGGAATAAAGaaattcaaaaagaaagaaaataacttgttCAAAATCCTTCCTAGAACTGAAGAGTGGTTCATCCCAGCAACGTTTAGACCAAAAGAGAAGTGACAGCTACCCGACATTGCTGACTGCTGTGAgttgtgggattttttgcaTTTAGTAACAACTGGGGAAGTGTGTATTTCCATGGGGTATAAGAGCTTCAGCAAAGAGTTAACAGAAGAAGATGATGAGTAGCAGGGCCAAGACAGAGATGGCTGTCATCTCtttcaagaaaaacagcaggaggCCAAAGGAGGAACAGAGCTGCTTCAGGCCAAGGACAAAGATGGTCAAGAACACAAAAAATTCAGTACTTTCTTCCAAGAGTATGACCTCACCATAAGCAGATTAGTAGCAAATATCCCTCGGAATGTTGGTAAGGAATGGTGAGGAAATCCTGCATGCTCTCTGTCCAATGTTCATGTGGGGGGAATTAACAGCCTCTTTCATTTCTGGCATCCCCACAATTAAATGAATGTGTATGGTGTAAATGCCCTTCTACATGGACGGGGCATCCAGATGAATGTACAGGAATGCTCAACAGGTGTGCCCCTTTTTTGACTGGTGTAGGTGGTGTCTCTTCCTTGTCTAAATGTCATGTGTGGATCCTGGCAGCAGGTGTCTACCTGCTCCAATATATGGGATCTTTTGGAAACTGAAGCAAAGTATGAATTTTGAGAGGCAGCAAAATGTAATACTGCAGTGCTGGACATTATTTTGCTTAAGCCTCGATTGTCAAAAGCATGAGggtatttcagaaaatgaaagtcCTGACCTGTATTTGCAGTGTCTGAGTTCCataggaaaaccagaaaacattgtatttttttaactcaCGAGTGGGATGGAAGGATAAGGACAATTAGTCCTTGTCTTAGCAATTAGGCTGTCGTTGCTTCTGAATACAAGAAGAATGGAGCTCTGTATGTGCTTTGACAGAAATACCTACAAGCATGCAGTGTTGTCTTAATACTCAGAAGTGGAAATAGAAAAAGCTATTGAATTTTGGTTAAAGAGTCTGTGTTTCTGCTACTCTAACAGAACTTTGAAATAAGAAGCTGAGACCCTCAAATAGCTCTGTGAATTtgataagaaaagcaaattttctgcACAGTAGGAAATCTGAGGAGCATTGATGCTACTACCTTGTCTTTGGCTAAAGTCTCAGCAGAATGTTTTGAAAAGAGACAAATAGTAATGGTGCATAATGGGCATAATCTGTCAACACCAACTGTGCCAAAACACTCAGTGGAGGCAGAGCCAGGTGGTCACAGGCAGTATAGAGGTACCGCCCTGCTTAGAGTTGGCTGTGAGAGCTAACTCTGCTCAGAAGTGTCTGGAGATACATCAATGTGGTGCCGTACTTGGCTTTGAGGGATGTGCCTTTTTTGCCTTATGCAGAAGCCATCGCTGGTGTGATGGCCTGACTGCTGGAATGGAGACAGCTTGAAATGAGTTTGTAAAAGATGTGCCTTTGTAGAGTTCTGTGGGAGTGTGTGTATACAGACAAGACTACCAGGCATGTTACTGGGGGTTTTATTGGAACCTGcatggctggcagcagcacagctggaattaCTCCTTAAGATTTGCCATTCAGATATAACTGAGTTCTGTCTAAATCCTTCAGGGTGggatattttcttatttttaagtttttctatCTAGGGTGTAGGTATCTGCATGTAAATAGGGTCTTGTACTGCATTTTCATCACATTCTAAGGGAGACACTTGTTTTTGGTGAGATTAATGGTCAGAAATGCTCTCAAAGAACCATCAAATGGATCCTAGTGACAGTTTCACTGTAGTGTCAGCTACAATGTAGACATCTAAATTATAGAGGATGTTAATCATGCTCCCAAGCACCTTAGACCTCTGTTCTTCAGTGCCCTGTCTGAGTAGGGAGTAATCTTGGAAGGATGCTATGAGGATAAGAAAGTGAATGATCACAAGTTACTTGAAGAATACTGAGTTGTGGAACATACTTACAACAATCTAATGATTCAAAACGACAGCAATTTGAAAACCAATGGGAAATACATGGAGGGAGAATTTTCCTGATTCAGTCCATTTGGCTAAtagtttttctttgttcttactttttttatttgcagttattattttttaaaaattaatggaCTAGAATGGGGAAATAAGGAGCCTGTGCCTATTAAAGCAGAGCCCTATGTTTCTGAAAAATGCCATTGTATTTCTCATCTACGATTAACATTAACATGGGTCTTTTGTCATCTTcattctcctgctgctcagaacAGCAGGAGAATGCAATTTTTGCCTGACAGTTTCAATACTATTAAAGATTCAGAATGATAACAGTAGAAGCTTTTTAGCACATAGCTGCTTAAAAGTGAAGTATCTTGAGTGACTTGGAAAGTAACTGAACTATTCTTGGAGAGCGCACCAGGGAACTGCATAGGTACAGAGAAAGTGAGTGGGAACACAGATAATTCCACTGGCAGAAATCGCTTAATATCCTAGGAAATTATGATACATTTAATTGCTCACCTCATAAAAACAACTTCAGCTTGTCATTCGAAAACAACTGGAGAAAACCAAATTGTATGTGTAAATACGTACCTTATTTCTCCCTACTCTTCAGCAGGACTGTTATGTAACTGCAAGGGGATGTGCTGCTATTTTCCATCTAATAGTTGTTGTATACATTATGGAGACTCCATGACTATGTGTGAGTAGTATATCTGCTCAACATTTGATACATATACACATTCTATATAAAATAGAGAAAGTTATGTGGGTGCCTGTCACTGCAAAGAGGAAACCCCACTGGTTTATGTGCATGAGAAGCCATTGGAGGCACATTTCAGCATGGTTCAGCCCTTAGCAAGAGCACAGAGCCTAGCTTCTTTAGGACCAAGACACCTGGGGAGACCAACTGATATCAGTCTTGGAGCATGCCTGTGTCTGATCAGACTCCTGTAACACCAAAACATTCAGATTTTGACAGATAATACTGATCAATTGTTGTAAAAGCAAAGATATGTATTTTATGAGAATTGAACAAACAGATTGTTTTGTTAGGAACTTGGATAGGAGCTAAATTTGAAAGCAATAGCACATTCAGTCATTCTTATTGCAAATAACTGTAATGAGATGGATTTGAGTGAGCTGTAGAAATCTAATTAAACTAAATATTCACTTCTAGATAAAATAATGCATGCAAAGTTACACATTGATTTTTAAGGTGGTCTCTGCACTTTGCATGAATTTTAACCTGAATGAAAAGATAagggtaaggaaaaaaataaaaaggccaaattattttatgaagTATCAAGAATTTTActaatttatttaactttttattattattattattgctttggtttattttgcaattttgaCTTTGTATAAAagtacattattttctttaaggTCAGCATGGATACTTTTTCAAAGGCATGAAGGTATTAACACAGACAACTGGTGCcttgatttctgttttattttagatgAAAATACTGGACACAGTTGTGTCAGGGTCTGAGCCAGCAGACCTGAAGGAATAGCAGAGTCAGATTATAAAGGAAATCTTAGTCCTAGTGGGGCACTGTAGTAGAGTGCTGTGTGGGGCTATCTGGAGTCACTCTGCAGACTGAAAAGCCTCACTTGGGAAGACTCgagttttctgtattttgacaGAGGACATAATTTTTAAGGACCACTATTCGTAATTGAGGTCACAGTTTATAGAAACTTTATAGGATCAGAATCATAGAGACCTGTGTACTGGGatccctgtgctgggattttGAATAAGTGCATTCCCACGAGTTTGAGTCTCTAAGGACAGATATTTGCTTAGAGTATAATGTTTATGAGGTGGTTGCAATGAGTTTTCCTGTCAGCAGGGAGTGAATCCCAGTTCTCTTGGACTGCCTAATTTGtccaagtttattttaaagtgaacaGCTCTGCCAGTAATTTTTACCCTTTTAAAGTATTAATCTGGACattaaaactactttttaaaacatttggaTAAACACCAGTATTTGACAATCACATTGGCAGAATATCTGCAGActatccatttttttctgtctttcaacAGTTTGGTTTTGCTAGCAAAAATAACATGTTTTAGGAGT carries:
- the RAMP3 gene encoding receptor activity-modifying protein 3, with the translated sequence MEAQGSRRRQLPVLLLWVNGLMTLGFAGARQQTELCNESLMLEKLPACGRFFEEMMKKVDSKKWCNLTEFIMYYDNFTQCTEREANNASCFWPNPLAEGFITGIHKQFFSNCTSEKVHWEDPPDEILITLILIPVMLTCAMITLVVWCSKRSDILV